From Streptomyces sp. NBC_01460, a single genomic window includes:
- a CDS encoding LacI family DNA-binding transcriptional regulator → MAAAAGVSTAAVSQAVNGTGRISEATRRRVMDAATELGWSPSASATALRRARTRTIALVVRRPTDVLGSDPHFSELITGLEGELAPRGYGLLLHLVADMAQENALYERLVAEGRIDGAVLTDARADDPRPELLRSLGLPAVLLGAPDAASPVPRVGLGQQGAGIREAVAHLLELGHRRVAYVAGPAELLHTRLRLCAFEEALAEAGLGPVAVRHSDFTERAAVEVTEELLALPGRPTALVFPNDSMAVCGIGTAQRAGLRVPDDLSVVGYDNLSLGRWVHPRLTTVDQQVQRVGAAAARTLLAGCGEDVPPPVLDGRPRLVVRESTGPLRPPT, encoded by the coding sequence GTGGCCGCCGCGGCGGGTGTGTCCACCGCGGCGGTCTCCCAGGCCGTCAACGGCACCGGCCGGATCTCGGAGGCCACCCGCCGCCGGGTCATGGACGCCGCCACCGAGCTGGGCTGGTCCCCCAGCGCCTCCGCGACGGCGCTGCGCCGGGCCCGTACCCGTACGATCGCGCTCGTCGTCCGGCGTCCCACCGACGTGCTCGGCTCCGACCCGCACTTCAGCGAGCTGATCACCGGCCTGGAGGGCGAACTCGCCCCGCGCGGCTACGGTCTGCTGCTCCACCTGGTCGCCGACATGGCGCAGGAGAACGCGCTGTACGAGCGTCTGGTCGCCGAGGGCCGTATCGACGGTGCCGTGCTGACGGACGCCCGCGCCGACGACCCCCGCCCGGAACTGCTGCGGAGCCTCGGACTGCCCGCCGTCCTGCTGGGTGCCCCCGACGCCGCCTCGCCCGTACCCCGGGTCGGGCTCGGGCAGCAGGGCGCGGGCATAAGGGAGGCGGTCGCCCACCTGCTGGAGCTCGGCCACCGGCGCGTCGCCTACGTCGCGGGCCCGGCCGAACTCCTGCACACCCGGCTGCGTCTGTGCGCCTTCGAGGAGGCGCTGGCCGAGGCGGGGCTCGGGCCCGTCGCCGTACGGCACAGCGACTTCACCGAGCGGGCCGCCGTGGAGGTCACCGAGGAGCTGCTCGCGCTGCCCGGCCGGCCGACGGCCCTCGTGTTCCCCAACGACTCCATGGCCGTCTGCGGCATCGGCACGGCGCAGCGCGCCGGGCTCCGGGTGCCCGACGACCTGTCGGTCGTCGGCTACGACAACCTCTCGCTCGGCCGCTGGGTGCACCCCCGGCTCACCACCGTCGACCAGCAGGTGCAGCGCGTCGGCGCCGCCGCCGCCCGCACCCTGCTCGCCGGCTGCGGGGAGGACGTACCCCCGCCGGTGCTCGACGGCCGCCCGCGCCTGGTCGTACGCGAGTCGACCGGCCCGCTGAGACCCCCGACCTGA
- a CDS encoding cellulase family glycosylhydrolase: MRRHSAQLTHDSAVLPWLGANFWSRTGGPLMWRNYDPKTVREELSVLREHGLNMTRSFFYWPDFHPEPGRIDEELCDRFRDFLDAHHEQGMGTVPTFIVGHMSGENWDPAWRGDRDLYEDVWLVGRQAWFVSQMTRRFKDHPAVTGWLITNEMPGYGRIYQVDPPSSEVVTAWAQFMCDAVRAAGGTQPVSLGDGAWGIEVTGRDNGFSLRETAEYVDFVGPHVYRSDTDRPRQHYRAAFECELAAVTGQPVVLEEFGLSTDTVSAANAGVFYRQTLHNSLLGGATGWMAWNNTDYDDLWEQSPYDHHPFEMHFGITDSAGRPKEPLRELAAFAKVLEQVDFPRCRRTDADAALVVPAFLERGYPYSRPADRPLIFTSLHQGYVAARGADLPVAFAREADGLPDDASLYLLPSTRQLTTRTRRALERRAKEGATVYLSFCSGEYPTTRGPWFHDLDGLFGVELQLSYGVAEPIEDDVLEMTFTEDFGPIAAGEVLTFPVAGNEDSRAYLPVVPDGARVVATDAHGRPALLRYETGAGRTVLATYPLEHMAARTARANPEQTHRLYAALAELAGAARPVTVDSPYVSADTLVREDGTRFLWLVSQSGEELTVSPAADGELRELTGGDPVREVTLAPYGVRVLELR, encoded by the coding sequence ATGCGACGCCACAGCGCCCAGCTCACCCACGACTCCGCCGTCCTCCCGTGGCTCGGCGCCAACTTCTGGTCCCGCACCGGCGGTCCGCTGATGTGGCGTAACTACGACCCGAAGACGGTGCGGGAGGAGCTGTCCGTGCTCCGGGAGCACGGACTGAACATGACCCGTTCGTTCTTCTACTGGCCGGACTTCCACCCGGAGCCCGGGCGGATCGACGAGGAACTCTGCGACCGTTTCCGTGACTTCCTGGACGCCCACCACGAGCAGGGCATGGGTACGGTCCCCACCTTCATCGTCGGGCACATGTCGGGCGAGAACTGGGACCCGGCGTGGCGCGGGGACCGGGATCTGTACGAGGACGTGTGGCTCGTCGGCCGCCAGGCGTGGTTCGTCTCGCAGATGACCCGCCGCTTCAAGGACCACCCCGCGGTCACGGGCTGGCTGATCACCAACGAGATGCCCGGGTACGGCCGGATCTACCAGGTCGACCCGCCGTCGAGCGAGGTGGTCACCGCCTGGGCGCAGTTCATGTGCGACGCCGTGCGCGCGGCGGGCGGCACCCAGCCCGTGTCGCTCGGCGACGGTGCGTGGGGCATCGAGGTGACCGGCCGGGACAACGGCTTCTCGCTGCGGGAGACCGCCGAGTACGTCGACTTCGTCGGGCCGCACGTCTACCGCTCGGACACGGACCGGCCGCGCCAGCACTACCGGGCCGCGTTCGAGTGCGAGCTGGCCGCCGTCACCGGCCAGCCGGTCGTCCTGGAGGAGTTCGGGCTCTCGACGGACACGGTCTCGGCCGCGAACGCCGGGGTCTTCTACCGCCAGACGCTGCACAACTCGCTGCTGGGCGGGGCCACCGGCTGGATGGCGTGGAACAACACGGACTACGACGACCTGTGGGAGCAGTCGCCCTACGACCACCACCCCTTCGAGATGCACTTCGGCATCACGGACAGTGCCGGCCGGCCGAAGGAGCCGCTGCGCGAGCTGGCCGCCTTCGCCAAGGTGCTGGAGCAGGTCGACTTCCCGCGCTGCCGCCGCACCGACGCGGACGCCGCCCTCGTCGTCCCCGCCTTCCTGGAGCGCGGATACCCGTACAGCCGGCCGGCCGACCGCCCGCTGATCTTCACCTCGCTGCACCAGGGATATGTGGCGGCGCGCGGCGCGGACCTGCCGGTGGCATTCGCCCGTGAGGCGGACGGGCTGCCGGACGACGCCTCGCTGTACCTGCTGCCCTCGACCCGCCAGCTGACCACCCGCACCCGCCGTGCGCTGGAGCGCCGGGCGAAGGAGGGGGCCACGGTCTATCTGTCGTTCTGCTCGGGCGAGTACCCGACGACCCGGGGCCCGTGGTTCCACGACCTCGACGGGCTGTTCGGGGTGGAGCTCCAGCTCTCCTACGGGGTCGCCGAGCCGATCGAGGACGACGTCCTGGAGATGACCTTCACCGAGGACTTCGGCCCGATAGCCGCCGGTGAGGTGCTGACCTTCCCGGTCGCGGGCAACGAGGACAGCCGGGCCTATCTGCCCGTCGTCCCGGACGGCGCACGGGTCGTGGCCACCGACGCGCACGGCCGGCCGGCGCTGCTGCGCTACGAGACGGGGGCCGGCCGCACCGTCCTGGCGACGTACCCGCTGGAGCACATGGCCGCCCGTACGGCGCGCGCCAACCCCGAGCAGACCCACCGGCTGTACGCGGCGCTCGCCGAACTCGCGGGTGCGGCGCGGCCGGTGACGGTGGACTCCCCGTACGTCAGCGCCGACACGCTGGTCCGCGAGGACGGCACGCGGTTCCTGTGGCTGGTGAGCCAGTCCGGCGAGGAGCTGACCGTGTCCCCGGCGGCGGACGGGGAGCTGCGCGAGCTGACCGGCGGCGACCCGGTGCGCGAGGTGACGCTCGCCCCGTACGGCGTGCGCGTCCTCGAACTGCGCTGA
- a CDS encoding glycoside hydrolase family 3 N-terminal domain-containing protein, translating to MSEPLFRDPEAPVADRVVDLLSRMTLTEKVGQVNQRMYGWDAYERTPSGHRLTDAFRAEVAVCEGMGALYGLQRADPWSGVTAETGIGAGDGARVSDAVQRYVVENTRLGIPVLLVEEMPHGLQALDGTLLPVNLAVGATWDPELYEEAAALAAAELRARGGHVALVSALDLVRDPRWGRAEECFGEDPYLAARFTEALVRGVQGPAGDRIGPDRAAVVLKHFAGQGATVGGRNSAATELGARELHEIHLVAALAGVRAGAAGVMAAYNEFDGVPCAASRHLLTEVLRERWGFGGLVMADGLAIDRLVRMAGDPVAAGAMALRAGTDLSLWDDCYPRLAEAVRRGLVDESALDTAAGRVLALKFRLGLFENSYTTARPPAPGCLERLSERIARESVTLLEHDGATLPLAGRRIGTVAVIGPNADSVPQQIGDYTAPQRPGTGSSVLAGIRAAAPEGTTVTYAPGCGLVGGDRSGLPGAVALAADADVAVLVLGGSSARGSGTRFDANGAAVVAAGNPVEMTCGEGVDLAELGLPEGQSALLEAVAATGTPVVVVLVQGRPHALPDLTGTAAAVLSAWYPGPWGGRAVADVLFGAAGPQGRLPVSVPRSAAQLPVFYNGKDHGYRGYVDQPATARHPFGHGLTYTTVEYGDPRLSEASLAADRLDGPEPPTCTVRVTNTGGRAVSETVQLYVRRVLGGSSWPRVRELRGFVRVDLAPGESTDVTFPLDARTLASLTYAGEWAVEPGEFAIGTGPSSHRTQEAGLTVTAGAHGDSGTGGSAR from the coding sequence ATGTCCGAGCCGCTGTTCCGCGACCCCGAGGCGCCCGTCGCCGACCGTGTGGTCGATCTGCTGTCGCGGATGACGCTCACCGAGAAGGTGGGTCAGGTCAACCAGCGGATGTACGGCTGGGACGCCTATGAGCGCACCCCGTCCGGCCACCGGCTGACGGACGCGTTCCGGGCGGAGGTGGCGGTCTGCGAGGGGATGGGCGCGCTGTACGGACTCCAGCGCGCCGACCCCTGGTCCGGTGTGACGGCGGAGACGGGGATCGGCGCCGGGGACGGGGCGCGGGTCTCCGACGCCGTGCAGCGGTACGTCGTGGAGAACACCCGGCTCGGGATCCCGGTCCTGCTGGTCGAGGAGATGCCGCACGGCCTCCAGGCCCTCGACGGGACCCTGCTGCCGGTGAATCTCGCGGTCGGCGCCACCTGGGACCCGGAGCTGTACGAGGAGGCGGCGGCGCTCGCCGCCGCCGAGCTCCGGGCCCGGGGCGGCCATGTCGCGCTGGTCTCCGCGCTCGACCTGGTGCGGGATCCGCGCTGGGGCCGCGCGGAGGAGTGCTTCGGCGAGGACCCGTATCTGGCGGCACGCTTCACCGAGGCGCTGGTGCGCGGTGTGCAGGGCCCGGCGGGCGACCGTATCGGGCCGGACCGGGCGGCCGTCGTGCTCAAGCACTTCGCGGGGCAGGGCGCCACGGTAGGCGGCCGCAACAGCGCGGCCACCGAGCTGGGCGCGAGGGAGCTGCACGAGATCCACCTCGTGGCGGCGCTGGCGGGCGTGCGGGCCGGGGCCGCCGGGGTCATGGCCGCGTACAACGAGTTCGACGGGGTCCCGTGCGCGGCGAGCCGCCATCTGCTGACGGAGGTGCTCCGGGAACGATGGGGCTTCGGCGGGCTGGTGATGGCCGACGGGCTCGCGATCGACCGGCTGGTGCGGATGGCGGGCGATCCGGTGGCGGCCGGTGCCATGGCCCTGCGGGCCGGGACGGACCTGAGCCTCTGGGACGACTGCTACCCACGGCTGGCGGAGGCGGTCCGCCGGGGCCTGGTCGACGAGTCCGCGCTCGACACGGCGGCGGGGCGCGTGCTGGCGCTCAAGTTCCGCCTCGGCCTCTTCGAGAACTCGTACACGACCGCGCGGCCCCCGGCCCCCGGGTGTCTGGAGCGGCTGAGCGAGCGCATCGCCCGCGAGTCCGTCACCCTCCTGGAACACGACGGAGCGACGCTGCCGCTCGCCGGCCGCCGTATCGGGACCGTCGCGGTCATCGGGCCGAACGCGGACTCCGTGCCGCAGCAGATCGGCGACTACACCGCGCCCCAGCGGCCCGGCACCGGCAGCAGTGTGCTCGCCGGCATCCGGGCGGCGGCTCCCGAGGGCACCACCGTCACGTACGCCCCGGGCTGCGGCCTCGTCGGCGGTGACCGGTCGGGTCTTCCCGGGGCGGTGGCCCTCGCAGCCGACGCCGATGTGGCGGTGCTGGTCCTCGGCGGTTCGAGCGCACGCGGGTCCGGCACCCGCTTCGACGCCAACGGCGCTGCTGTCGTCGCCGCCGGGAACCCGGTGGAGATGACCTGCGGCGAGGGCGTCGACCTGGCCGAACTGGGGCTGCCCGAAGGCCAGTCGGCACTTCTGGAGGCCGTCGCCGCGACCGGGACCCCGGTGGTCGTGGTGCTGGTCCAGGGCCGGCCGCACGCCCTGCCGGACCTCACGGGGACGGCGGCGGCGGTGCTGAGCGCCTGGTATCCCGGCCCGTGGGGCGGAAGGGCGGTCGCGGACGTCCTCTTCGGGGCGGCCGGGCCGCAGGGGCGGCTGCCCGTCTCCGTGCCCCGCTCGGCGGCCCAACTGCCCGTGTTCTACAACGGCAAGGACCACGGCTACCGGGGGTACGTCGACCAGCCCGCCACCGCCCGCCATCCCTTCGGGCACGGGCTGACCTACACGACGGTGGAGTACGGGGATCCCCGGTTGTCCGAGGCGTCCCTGGCTGCGGACCGGCTCGACGGGCCCGAACCGCCGACCTGCACGGTCCGTGTCACCAACACGGGCGGCCGGGCGGTGTCGGAGACCGTCCAGCTCTACGTCCGCCGGGTGCTCGGCGGATCCTCCTGGCCCCGGGTGCGCGAACTACGTGGCTTCGTCCGGGTGGACCTGGCGCCGGGCGAGAGCACCGACGTCACGTTCCCGCTGGACGCACGCACCCTGGCCTCGCTCACGTATGCCGGTGAATGGGCTGTGGAACCGGGCGAGTTCGCCATCGGAACGGGGCCGTCGTCACACCGCACCCAGGAGGCCGGGCTCACGGTGACAGCAGGGGCTCACGGTGACAGCGGGACAGGAGGGTCGGCGCGCTGA
- a CDS encoding DUF5713 family protein, which yields MAISDRRMAEYAFLGGLYRDGYFPDRVVDRGKAVLIRLCERIEAERPADLAALYVLTHAATEEFNALQAEFEAAGSEIETVAREVIAEDFRAIAMAYGFTGADVEELIATRDW from the coding sequence ATGGCGATCAGCGACCGACGCATGGCGGAGTACGCATTCCTGGGCGGGCTGTACCGGGACGGCTACTTCCCGGACCGCGTCGTCGACCGGGGCAAGGCCGTCCTGATCCGGCTCTGCGAACGTATCGAGGCGGAACGCCCGGCGGACCTCGCCGCGCTGTACGTGCTCACGCACGCGGCAACCGAGGAATTCAACGCGCTGCAAGCCGAGTTCGAAGCGGCGGGGAGCGAGATCGAGACGGTCGCCCGCGAGGTGATAGCCGAGGACTTCCGGGCGATCGCCATGGCCTACGGCTTCACCGGGGCGGACGTGGAGGAGCTCATCGCGACCCGGGACTGGTGA
- a CDS encoding Asp23/Gls24 family envelope stress response protein yields the protein MAEFGTTGGSPGEKTRGRTTIADGVVATIAGIAIRETEGVHSVGRGASKAMGAVAGRVGGSSGGGRGVKVEVGEKQTAVDVDIEVEYGIPIHELADKVRTHVTDAVETMTGLEVVEININVFDVHIPGDDDDEDEDSGRASARVQ from the coding sequence ATGGCTGAATTCGGAACCACCGGCGGGAGTCCGGGTGAGAAGACGCGGGGCAGGACCACCATCGCCGACGGCGTCGTGGCCACCATCGCCGGAATCGCCATCCGGGAGACCGAGGGCGTGCACTCGGTGGGCCGGGGCGCGTCCAAGGCGATGGGGGCGGTCGCGGGACGCGTGGGCGGGTCCTCCGGCGGAGGGCGCGGCGTGAAGGTCGAGGTGGGGGAGAAGCAGACCGCGGTCGACGTCGACATCGAGGTCGAGTACGGCATACCGATCCACGAACTCGCCGACAAGGTCCGCACCCATGTGACCGACGCGGTGGAGACGATGACGGGCCTGGAGGTCGTCGAGATCAACATCAACGTCTTCGACGTCCACATCCCGGGTGATGACGACGACGAGGACGAGGACAGCGGCCGGGCGTCCGCACGCGTGCAGTGA
- a CDS encoding acyl-CoA dehydrogenase family protein — protein sequence MRRTVYNEDHEAFRETIRAFIEAEVVPVYDEWFAAGQAPRDFYYKLAELGIFGIEVPEEYGGAGEESFKFEAVLYEETARAGISFGGSGVHVLLCLPYLKAYATEEQKKRWLPDFVSGKSMYAIAMTEPGTGSDLAGMKTTAKLSEDGTHYVLNGAKTFITGGVHADKVIVCARTDAPKADDRRHGISLLVVDTKSEGYSVGRKLDKLGLKVSDTAELAFVDVKVPVEDLLGEENKGFSYLGQNLPQERLGIAVGAYAQAKAAVRFAQQYTQDRTVFGKTVASFQNTKFELAACKAEVDAAEAVCDRAIEALDAGELTPAEAASAKLFCTEVAHRVIDRCLQLHGGYGFMNEYPIARLYTDNRVNRIYGGTSEVMKSIIAKSMGL from the coding sequence GTGCGCCGTACGGTTTACAACGAGGACCACGAGGCGTTCCGGGAGACCATCCGCGCCTTCATCGAGGCCGAGGTCGTTCCCGTCTACGACGAGTGGTTCGCGGCGGGCCAGGCGCCTCGCGACTTCTACTACAAGCTCGCCGAGCTGGGCATCTTCGGCATCGAGGTGCCCGAGGAGTACGGCGGCGCTGGCGAGGAGTCCTTCAAGTTCGAGGCCGTCCTCTACGAGGAGACCGCCCGCGCGGGCATCTCCTTCGGCGGCTCCGGCGTGCACGTCCTGCTCTGCCTGCCGTACCTCAAGGCGTACGCCACCGAGGAGCAGAAGAAGCGCTGGCTCCCGGACTTCGTCTCCGGCAAGTCCATGTACGCGATAGCCATGACCGAGCCGGGCACCGGTTCGGACCTGGCCGGCATGAAGACCACCGCCAAGCTCTCCGAGGACGGCACGCACTACGTCCTCAACGGCGCCAAGACCTTCATCACCGGTGGTGTGCACGCGGACAAGGTCATCGTCTGCGCCCGTACCGACGCCCCCAAGGCCGACGACCGCCGCCACGGCATCTCGCTCCTGGTGGTCGACACCAAGTCCGAGGGCTACTCGGTCGGCCGCAAGCTCGACAAGCTGGGCCTCAAGGTCTCCGACACCGCCGAGCTGGCCTTCGTGGACGTCAAGGTGCCCGTCGAGGACCTGCTGGGCGAGGAGAACAAGGGCTTCTCCTACCTCGGCCAGAACCTCCCGCAGGAGCGTCTGGGCATCGCCGTCGGCGCGTACGCGCAGGCGAAGGCCGCCGTGCGGTTCGCGCAGCAGTACACGCAGGACCGCACCGTCTTCGGCAAGACCGTCGCGTCCTTCCAGAACACCAAGTTCGAGCTGGCCGCCTGCAAGGCCGAGGTCGACGCGGCCGAGGCCGTCTGCGACCGGGCCATCGAGGCCCTGGACGCCGGCGAGCTCACCCCCGCCGAGGCGGCGTCCGCGAAGCTGTTCTGCACCGAGGTCGCGCACCGCGTGATCGACCGCTGCCTCCAGCTGCACGGCGGCTACGGCTTCATGAACGAGTACCCGATCGCCCGTCTCTACACGGACAACCGCGTCAACCGCATCTACGGCGGCACCAGCGAGGTCATGAAGTCGATCATCGCCAAGTCCATGGGTCTCTGA
- the tesB gene encoding acyl-CoA thioesterase II, translating to MSEALDSLLDLLDLERIEQDIFRGMSRSAVVPRVFGGQVAAQALVAAGRTVPDDRGAHSLHAYFLRPGDPGAPIVYSVDRIRDGRSFTTRRVVAVQHGKPIFHLSASFQVHEDGMDHQAVMPSAPDPETLPTAAQMLPRYADRFTDPRMADRLLEARAAVDLRYVDAPPFATAGEPREPRSQVWFRTHGKLADDPLLHVCMATYVSDMTLLDSVLLAHGRGGWSVGDVVGASLDHAMWFHRPFRADEWLLYDQESPSASGGRGLGQARIWTADGKLAITVIQEGLVRVPRD from the coding sequence ATGAGCGAAGCACTTGACTCCCTGCTCGATCTGCTCGACCTCGAGCGGATCGAGCAGGACATCTTCCGGGGCATGAGCCGCTCGGCGGTCGTGCCCCGCGTCTTCGGCGGCCAGGTCGCGGCCCAGGCCCTGGTCGCCGCCGGGCGCACGGTCCCCGACGACCGGGGCGCCCACTCCCTGCACGCGTACTTCCTGCGCCCCGGGGACCCGGGCGCGCCGATCGTCTACAGCGTGGACCGGATCCGCGACGGGCGGTCCTTCACCACCCGCCGGGTCGTCGCCGTCCAGCACGGCAAGCCGATCTTCCACCTCTCGGCGTCGTTCCAGGTGCACGAGGACGGCATGGACCACCAGGCGGTCATGCCCTCCGCCCCGGATCCGGAGACCCTGCCGACGGCGGCGCAGATGCTGCCCCGGTACGCGGACCGCTTCACGGACCCGCGCATGGCCGACCGGCTGCTGGAGGCCCGGGCCGCGGTCGACCTGCGCTACGTGGACGCCCCGCCGTTCGCCACCGCCGGCGAACCGCGCGAGCCGCGCTCCCAGGTCTGGTTCAGGACGCACGGCAAGCTGGCCGACGATCCCCTCCTGCACGTCTGCATGGCGACGTACGTCTCCGACATGACGCTGCTCGACTCGGTGCTGCTCGCCCACGGGCGCGGCGGCTGGTCGGTGGGCGACGTGGTGGGCGCCAGCCTGGACCACGCGATGTGGTTCCACCGCCCCTTCCGGGCGGACGAGTGGCTGCTGTACGACCAGGAGTCGCCGTCCGCGTCCGGCGGGCGCGGCCTCGGCCAGGCCAGGATCTGGACGGCCGACGGCAAGCTGGCCATCACGGTCATCCAGGAGGGCCTGGTCCGCGTCCCGAGGGACTGA
- a CDS encoding cation diffusion facilitator family transporter, whose product MSDEQTGTGESTFTVVVAAVANLGIAVAKLVAGLISGSSAMLSEAAHSVADTVTEVMLLTALKRSEKPADEDHPLGYGPERYIWAMLAAVATFVGGAVFSLYDGIHTLLKGEELGDPLVSYLVLAVAFLLEGFSLRTGIRQVRGEAARLRMPAPRYLRRTPDTAVKAVVMEDSAALAGLLLAAGGLLGGQLSGSGVYDGIASVLIGVLLVYVAWVLCRSNAQLLIGRPIPAGMRAGVREELLSVPHIVEVVELTTLIQGPTELLVAAKIDFRDASSAAQIEWACEEAEQQLRERYPSIQRVYLDPTPGRAQRLAARSDG is encoded by the coding sequence ATGAGCGACGAGCAGACCGGCACCGGCGAGTCCACGTTCACCGTCGTCGTCGCGGCGGTCGCCAATCTCGGCATCGCCGTGGCCAAGCTGGTGGCCGGGCTGATCAGCGGTTCGAGCGCGATGCTGTCGGAGGCCGCGCACTCGGTCGCCGACACCGTCACCGAGGTCATGCTCCTCACCGCGCTCAAGCGGAGCGAGAAGCCCGCCGACGAGGACCATCCGCTGGGCTACGGCCCCGAGCGCTACATCTGGGCGATGCTCGCGGCCGTCGCGACGTTCGTCGGCGGCGCGGTGTTCTCCCTGTACGACGGCATCCACACCCTGCTGAAGGGCGAGGAGCTCGGCGATCCGCTCGTCTCGTACCTCGTGCTCGCGGTGGCCTTCCTGCTGGAGGGCTTCTCGCTGCGTACGGGGATCCGGCAGGTGCGCGGCGAGGCGGCGCGGCTCCGGATGCCCGCGCCGCGCTATCTGCGCCGGACGCCCGACACCGCGGTCAAGGCCGTGGTCATGGAGGACTCGGCCGCTCTGGCCGGACTGCTGCTGGCGGCCGGGGGCCTGCTCGGCGGGCAGCTCTCCGGCTCCGGGGTCTACGACGGCATCGCCTCGGTCCTCATCGGCGTCCTGCTCGTGTACGTGGCGTGGGTGCTCTGCCGGTCCAACGCCCAGCTGCTGATCGGCCGCCCGATCCCGGCCGGGATGCGGGCCGGGGTGCGGGAGGAGCTGCTGTCCGTGCCGCACATCGTCGAGGTGGTGGAGCTGACCACCCTGATCCAGGGCCCTACGGAGCTGCTGGTCGCCGCGAAGATCGATTTCCGGGACGCGTCGTCGGCCGCGCAGATCGAGTGGGCGTGCGAGGAGGCGGAGCAGCAGCTGCGGGAGCGCTACCCGTCGATCCAGCGCGTGTACCTGGACCCGACGCCCGGGCGCGCGCAGCGGCTCGCGGCCCGATCCGACGGCTGA
- a CDS encoding ATP-binding protein — protein sequence MTHISEAGPWLLALAMTAVALALAVLHLRTRRSNAALRAEARTEARAAAGAYQALEANARAGAQAAAQASETRYRSMEATLLAEAQEAERARLAAEQQGDRLGGELAHFVDTRLPALVTHLRHRHVPVPGTKDPALTHTDVGTLLERALNQVAQVIVDTEQRVDAGAQAVLRATTAEIQAKSYRLQEMIEEAQFAFDDPEVAKRLVSMDRTNEENLRQIQATGVLCGAWPGLTRDDSHLGDIVAGAQSRIAGYQRVQITSQLSDPVGVVARAVEPLAVIVAELLSNAVHHTPQGTRPVDVSLHQVQAGACVVIDDPGVGMTDEEREFAARMLSGQEGVLLTHLGDPPRAGFATIGRLVQQFGLTVTVDKPSSYGGVRAVVFIPDHLLMLMDEVAQPMSAMSPALRKPEPPRQESPAPSPATGPAGAIDLPRRRRQRAAQDTDRPARQDPAPAPGITPDEAARTWGAWQTGTLRGFEDAHTDQEEGTQP from the coding sequence ATGACGCACATATCGGAGGCCGGTCCCTGGCTGCTGGCGCTGGCCATGACGGCGGTCGCCCTGGCCCTGGCAGTCCTCCACCTCCGCACGCGCCGGTCGAACGCGGCACTGCGTGCGGAGGCCCGCACCGAAGCACGGGCCGCGGCCGGCGCGTACCAGGCACTGGAGGCCAACGCGCGGGCCGGCGCACAGGCGGCCGCACAGGCCTCGGAGACCCGCTACCGGTCGATGGAGGCCACCCTCCTCGCCGAGGCGCAGGAGGCCGAGCGCGCCAGACTCGCCGCCGAGCAGCAGGGCGACCGGCTGGGCGGGGAGCTGGCGCACTTCGTCGACACCCGGCTGCCGGCCCTCGTCACGCACCTGAGACACCGTCATGTGCCGGTCCCCGGGACGAAGGACCCCGCGCTCACCCACACCGACGTCGGGACCCTCCTGGAACGGGCCCTGAATCAGGTGGCCCAGGTGATCGTCGACACCGAGCAGCGGGTCGACGCCGGCGCCCAGGCCGTACTGCGGGCCACCACGGCCGAGATCCAGGCCAAGTCCTACCGCCTCCAGGAGATGATCGAGGAGGCGCAGTTCGCCTTCGATGATCCGGAGGTCGCCAAACGGCTGGTGTCGATGGACCGCACGAACGAGGAGAACCTCCGGCAGATCCAGGCGACCGGGGTGCTCTGCGGGGCGTGGCCGGGGCTGACACGGGACGACTCCCACCTGGGTGACATCGTTGCCGGAGCCCAGTCCCGCATCGCGGGCTACCAGCGCGTCCAGATCACCAGCCAGCTCTCCGACCCGGTCGGGGTGGTGGCCCGGGCGGTGGAACCGCTCGCCGTGATCGTCGCCGAGCTGCTCTCCAACGCGGTGCACCACACCCCGCAGGGCACGCGGCCCGTGGACGTCAGCCTGCATCAGGTGCAGGCAGGGGCGTGCGTCGTGATCGACGACCCCGGCGTGGGCATGACGGACGAGGAGCGTGAGTTCGCCGCGCGCATGCTCTCCGGTCAGGAGGGTGTCCTGCTGACCCACCTGGGAGACCCGCCGCGCGCGGGGTTCGCCACGATCGGCCGTCTCGTGCAGCAGTTCGGTCTCACCGTCACGGTGGACAAGCCCTCCTCGTACGGCGGCGTGCGAGCCGTGGTGTTCATCCCCGATCACCTGCTGATGCTGATGGATGAGGTGGCCCAGCCCATGTCGGCCATGTCCCCCGCCCTCCGCAAGCCCGAGCCGCCCCGGCAGGAGAGCCCGGCGCCCTCACCGGCCACCGGGCCCGCCGGCGCGATCGACCTGCCGCGACGGCGACGCCAGCGGGCCGCCCAGGACACGGACCGGCCCGCCCGGCAGGACCCGGCCCCCGCGCCCGGCATCACCCCGGACGAGGCGGCCCGGACGTGGGGCGCCTGGCAGACCGGCACCCTGCGCGGATTCGAGGACGCGCACACCGACCAGGAAGAAGGCACGCAGCCATGA